GTCGATATACTTTCCTTGGATTTGATCCGAAAATGGAAATCACTTGCATTGGTGGAACAATTGGTGGTGTCTTAGATGCCGGCAAGCTGAAATATGTGATGGGCAATCCAACGGACTATTTACGCAAGGTGTTATCCGAATACAGAAGCCCTCGTTTTGACTATCTGCCTCCTTTTACCGGCGGCTTGGTTGGCTACTTTTCATATGATTATCTCGAATACAGTGAGCCGAGCGTAAGAACAAACGCAGAAGACACAGAGGCATTCAAAGATGTTGATTTGATGCTGTTTGATAAGGTGATTGCGTTTGACAATATTCGTCAGAGAATCATATTGATTGTCAATATGAAGCTCAATGATCTCGAATCGAATTATAATAAAGCGGTTTGGGAACTGAAACAACTGGTAGATTTGCTTCGACACGGAGAAAAGAAGAATGAACCCGGCGGAAAGCTTTTCGGAGAGGTTACGGCGCTGTTTGACGAAAAACAGTTCTGTGGCATGGTAGAGAAAGCAAAGCACTATATCCGTGAGGGCGATATTTTCCAGATTGTGCTGTCCAACCGTTTGTCAGCTCCATTTGAAGGCAGTCTGCTGAACACTTATCGCGTACTTCGTACAATCAATCCATCGCCGTATATGTTCTATTTTTCAGGAACGGAGGTAGAGGTTGTGGGCGCTTCCCCGGAAACTCTGATTAAGCTGGAAAACGGAGTGCTGCACACCTTCCCTCTTGCCGGATCAAGACCGCGAGGTAAAACTGATGAAGAAGACAAATTGTTAGAAGCAGAGCTGCTTGCCGACGAAAAGGAGCTTGCTGAACACAATATGCTGGTTGATTTAGGGCGTAATGACCTCGGTAAGATCAGCAAATTCGGAACGGTAC
The Oscillospiraceae bacterium genome window above contains:
- the trpE gene encoding anthranilate synthase component I yields the protein MKISPVFSEVEKIAATEKYDVIPVSCEILSDFITPIETMKILKNVSKHCYMLESAKADETWGRYTFLGFDPKMEITCIGGTIGGVLDAGKLKYVMGNPTDYLRKVLSEYRSPRFDYLPPFTGGLVGYFSYDYLEYSEPSVRTNAEDTEAFKDVDLMLFDKVIAFDNIRQRIILIVNMKLNDLESNYNKAVWELKQLVDLLRHGEKKNEPGGKLFGEVTALFDEKQFCGMVEKAKHYIREGDIFQIVLSNRLSAPFEGSLLNTYRVLRTINPSPYMFYFSGTEVEVVGASPETLIKLENGVLHTFPLAGSRPRGKTDEEDKLLEAELLADEKELAEHNMLVDLGRNDLGKISKFGTVQVEKLHTIERFSHIMHIGSTVRGEITDKQDALDAIEAVLPAGTLSGAPKIRACQLIGELENNKRGIYGGAIGYIDFTGNMDTCIAIRIVYKKNGKVFVRSGAGIVADSVPEKEYEECLNKARSSLEALERAQEAEL